ttaaaaatgttatgcaattttacagagtgtacgattatgggtgtgagccactgtatacctATCGCTACGAATGTAAACAGTCGACAACGCACGGGTTTCCGCTAACCCGGCCATCGTTATGCGAGGGTTAAAACATCGCGGCATTCAGTTTTTTATCGGTTTCGAAGTTGCatacttgtacaaagtttcTTAGCTGTAATGTATAACAAGATCGAATAGCATGGACACGTCAGGACAAAATGTTCGCATTACTGAAATTTAAAGAACGATCGGTTGCTGCATTCTCTCATGCGTTTGTTCTCACCATCAAGATAGTGTTTTCTGTGGACAGCGGAGAGCAGAATGGAAATTACGTGATGACATTCCCCTTTCCCGACGAGTGTTTAATTCATAGCGACGAAGATTTAACTAATGCGCGCGCATGTGAAAATACGAATGAAGAAGAGAATACATGTCCAACGCAGCCTTCTGAAAATGATCGTCCAGAGGAAAGCAGCCAGTGTGATGACATAGAAAAGGAAGTATTAAAGTCGGAAGATAAAAGTATTCGACTAGGTAATAGTTTGATAGTTGCTAATTCAAAAGAGACATTCACAAATGCGCAAGCTGTAGAACATACAACGAACTGTGAAAACGCAAGTAAAGTTAGGGAAAGTTCAAAGGTATCATTGGAGCAATCTCCGACGCCCAGTGTGTCTACTAAATATAGCGCGGAGCTTGAtaacagagagaaagaaagtAAACATTCGAGACTAAGTACAGAAGAAttggaaaagggaaacaggaatCAGAGTGCGAACAGTACAAATTCAATGGTATTAAATAACATTACAAATGAAGTTGGAGAGAACGAAGAGGAAGTAAATTTTAACTACTTTGACGAGGGAAATATCGATAATAATAGTTTCTCTTTGGAAGAAATGAACGCGAAAGATATTAAATTACCAAATAATAACAACGAATTGCTTGAGATGGATGAATACGGCACTGAAAACTACTCCACTCAATGTAAAGCTGCGTCAGACATTAATGAAGCGGAAAGTAGTACCGTTGCCGCTATTAATACGGATTCTGCTAACTTACCGTATCAGTACTTgatagagaaagaaatagaagaCGCAAAACATAGGAATGCAAATGCGGATGAGACGAAGAATAATGCTAAAAGATGTAATAGCGATGAACTGGATTGTAGGAAACGTAAGTTAgaagaaattaacgagaaacattcCACAGATTCCACAGAGCTGCTTACAAGTGGCGCAAACATTGACGACTGCTCTTATCATAAGAAGAGAAAACATACATCAGATAACAAGGCTTCGCGATCGTCCGACATTACAGATCTAGTTATGGAAGGATTAATGTTTACAATTCGCCAGGGGCAAGATACTGTGGCAGTTATAGAGCAGAAAACTAAACTGGAAATAGACGAGGTATTAGAAAATTCGgagaaaattgaaactaaaagagGCGAGAAGTGTTTGCGAAATTCCAGCTTGCTCGGATTGGAGAACTTGATCACGATGATTGAAACGCCGAAGCAAGGCAAACGTGAACATAAATGTCCAAATACAATTATCCGAGAGAATACTTTAAAGAATGACTGTGTAAATAAGCCTTTACTTAATGGCACGAAACATTTTTTAACAGATAATGGAACTAATCAACACATTGATAAGCTGTACCTACATTACTCGCAGTGGCAAACTTCTACTAACAATGCTTCTTTAGCTGGTACAAGTTTTACTACTAATAATATAAAAGATATTACAAACAACGATCGATATCCTGCAGCATATGTCCATGAATATGACGAAAATAACAAATTTGTGGAGAATGAGGATCCAGAAtatgaagaggaggaggaagacatTGTACCAGAAGTGTTGCAAGATCAGCGTTTTCAGACTGCTGTGCTTTCGTTTCAGCAAGAAAATAAGCCTCAAGGCAAAGTGATAGTCGTGtcaaataaagatttattaatGGACGATATGGACACCGAGGATTctattaaatttgaaacaatggAAGCTAAACTTCGTCCCCTTTTCAGCAAAGATTTATTATCGAAAGTACGGTCGAATGGTGCCAATACAATGTATAAATCTAAATTTAATAATGCTGAACAGCATAAATCGAGTGTTCctaaaattgtttcgaacgaaatTATCACTGCAGATCAGATACCGTCGTCGTTACAAAAAATGCTCAAAAACAGATCGTCAGTAATGCCTACGACTGGTGAAAATAAAGTAGACGAAGGTAGTAGCGAAGGCTATAAAATGAAAGTATGTCGGGAAGTAGATACTGCTTCTAACGCGCGATCAAACAGTCCAGCTTTAAATCGTAATATATCGAAAGATGCTCGATGTCTAAAGAATTCTGGCGCATTTATGCGCGGCAGTAATGAAAGTCATAAAGAAAGTACATCATCCGTAGCATCAAAGGTGGAGTTAGAAGGTGTTGATAATTCAGAGAATAACATACAGTTAAAAGAGGAGAAGCCACGAAAACAAAATGTTAATACTCGTAAAGAAGAACAGTTGTCGCGGAATGGAATAGAAGATGTTACGCGTGAATTTTACCAGGATCATTCGTACCAGCGAAAGAAAAAGGACGTAGCTAACCAGAAGTATTTAAGATCGAAAAGAAAATCTCTGAACACGCTGAGAGACACAGATGATGGTGAAACGCGTATAGAGATGGTGAAATTTTTACATGATATTACAAGAGGTGCCAAGGTTGTTGTAAGACGTATGAGTACAAAGAATATTCATAGTATAATAGAAAAAAGTTCCTCGTTAGCAGCTTGCAAGCAACACTAGTAACACTTTCAAATAATAAGTTAAAAACTAATTAGCCTAAGATTGTTGCCTTATTTATCTTCGATTCGATTTACAGTTTACTATTAAGCGATAAATGTGTatagaaatttttgtaaatgtaTTTCACTCGCTGGAAGCGAAtgacaaataaatatataacgctATCATCTTAAGTATTTTATTATCAGAAAAGTGTAAGCTTTAACTTCTTAACAGTTTATTCATCTCGTATGTTCTTTCGCGTTCTATTTGGTCCGCGACAGCCTTCAAATTATCCAATTTGTCCGCAATATCTTGCAACTTGTCGTCCAAACGTTCGAAACATAATTCGTTTTCGTTAAGTTCAATGTTAAAATGTACGCTTCGCTCGAAAACGGGTTTCGATGTTTGAGACACTTTCATCATCTGAAACACAATGATCGATTTCATGAAAGAGAGTTAATATGAATTGATAcgctattttaaatattaataagtatgtTCCTGTTAAGAATGTTCATTACATGTATATCATTCTTAAGTTGGATGCATTTTTGAAGTACATCAGCACATTGACGCGGGTATCGTTCTCGGGCGTCGCACACTTCGAAAAGCGCTTCTTGGCACTGTTCTTCGAGATCATCTGAAAAACCATTCGCGTATGAGTGATGCGGTTTCATTCTTATAAAACCTCCGACACTCACCCATCCTTGATCATTTATTCAGCTTGCTGCATCTTCTTTCAACATCATTATccgtaatttaaaattaaaatcgtgTGTTATTTAAACAGATGACGGCGTAGGTTGTATAGCCTTAGCAACTATGGCGTTGTTTGCTACACCCACCACTAGGGGGTCGTTAACAGCTGCGGTTCTCTAAAGTCAAACATTTCTCCACATTCATTTCTCGCGCAAACATATCACCTTTTCTAACATAGCTTTCAATTCTTGTAATTctacttattataaactaaagacTACCAAtatttcgtataaataaaacgtACTTGCTACTCTACGTGTATAAATTCACATTAACCCAACGAAATCTGTGAAACATTCTCGATGATCGTGAATCCAGTATGCGGGTCAATACTTTTTCGGCCAGATCGACGCGAGAGTACGCCAATGACCGCTAAGCAAACAATTAATGATAACACGCAGATATTCGTATACCTCGAAAATTTCATACATTTAGTACGTATGTGCCACAATGATTAGCAAGAAATAATCTCGAAAGAAGCTCCTTATAATATTACCGTCATTGGCGTAGCTAACCCGTGCGTCATTTAAAATTCACAACTATAAAGCACAGATCAATACCAACGACAAAGTATATCGAAGCTAAGGTCCGGCAAATATTATCACCGATTCGGCCGACTATTAACCGAAATGTAGCCGGATCGTAAAAACGACCTGCCGCGTTggcgatgaaaataaaaatcatgtgGCCGACGGAAATCGATAGCACGAGCATCTTCCGCCCGCGTGGCACTTATTTGGCCCTACTTTTGCTGACATTGGCAAAGATCTGCACTTTACCGCACAAGATTCAACGCCATTAAAGCCGTGAATGCCGTTATCTACGCCGGCAAGAAACAGTTACGTAAAAGTAGTCTTTCTTTTTTCTCAGTGCCCGTCACCGTCGAGATGAAGAAGCACTAAGGGTGGCCGGAGCTCTCGCGATTCCTCATAAATAACAGTCCCGCCGCAAAGATACAGCTTCGAAGATATTGATATTCGACAATTTTAATAATGGGATACCTAAAGTCGATTGGCACCGTCATCATATATACTTGTCTGTTCTTCGCTGTAATCACCTTTCTACCAGGTTTACCTCCAGATGCAGAGTTCTCCGAGTATAGGTAcgatatttatgttttattatttagGATATTTACGTGCAAACTAATTACGGTACCGCGATACGCGTTTCCAGTATAAAGCGCCCTGGCGACACACCGAATCCATTCGAGTTGAAAAATCGGCTACAGGGAGCGGAAGTACTATTCTCCGGAGAAATTAAAGGTCCAGAATCTTTCGCCTCGTACAATGGAGAGTTATACACCGGTATCCGCGGAGGTTACGTCGTGAAGATCGAAGAAAATCGCATCGTGCCGGTCGTTAAGTTTGGTAAAAAATGTGGTAcgtgaaataaagattttcatTCCATGACCAATATCTGACGATTTAATCGTTTCGATTGCCCGCCGAGTTTATTTTTAAGAGAATATATGACGACTTTAAAATcgacaatttaaaagaaaagaactCTTGCAGACGGCTTATGGCAGGAAGAGAGATGCGGTAGACCTCTGGGCCTGCAGTTCAACAGTAAAGGAGATTTATTTGTAATTGATGCTTACTACGGTATCTTCAAAGTTAACGTGAATACTCGACAGTATACGAATATAGTCAATAGTTCCGAACCCATCGAAGGAAAGGCGCCGAGATTGCTCAATGCTTTGGATATAGCAAAGAACGGAGACATTTATTGGGTCGACTCGTCCGCAGACTTTTCCCTTCAGGATGGAATCTATTCGTGCCTAGCTAATCCTTCTGGAAGGTaagaatttgaaattcaagATGTTTGTACGATTGTACACGCAACGTTGCTTATTTGCAGACTGATTCGATACAATGCGGCGACAAAGAAGAACCAAGTATTAGCGAAGGAATTGGCGTTCGGGAATGGAGTCTTATTGAGCGACGATGAAAGTTTTCTGATCGTATTAGAGTCTACTGCTTCGCGTATTATCAAATATCATTTGAAAGGTCCGAAAGCTGGACAGCAAGAAGTCTTTGCCGAAGGTTTACCTGGTATGCCAGATAACGTACATAGCGATGGACAAGGAGGTTTCCTAGTGTCTCTGCTGGTGTATATAGATTCTGGTCATCCTATGTTACTTCAATCCCTTATACCCCATCCACAAATACGAAAACTGGCCAGTAGGCTGTTGTATTTGATAGAAGCTCCGTTTAAATTTCTGCAAGATGTTTATCCAAATTATTATGCAGAGCGAGTTTTGCATTCGGTAGGTTCGTTTGATAGCTCAAGGATTCTTGATACAAAGGAAACTTCAGTAATACTCAGAATGAGTAAGACTGGGACTGTCTTAGATGCTTTATATTCAGAGGGTGAAGCAGTTCATGGCATTTCTTCCGCTTATATACACAACGGATACTTGTGGCTTGGTTCTCCTTGGAACGAATACATCATGAGAGTACCATTGAAACAAGCATTCTCGGATTTATCGGAGAGTACGAAATCATCGAATGTAAAACAACAGAAAAAGGAAGAACCGGTTATAACAGTCACAAGTACGCCAAATGTTAAGGTTGAAACGAAACCAACAAATGCTAAACCGGCTGCGCAAAAACCTACCGCGAAACCAACTGCAACAACTCTTAAACCAACTGCACAAAAGGTTACCGCAAAACCAACTACAACAACTTCTAAACCAACTGCACAAAAGGTTACCGCAAAACCAACTACAACAACTCCTAAACCACCCTCTCAAACGTCGACCACACAAAAACCAGCCACAGATGCAACAACATCAAAGCCAAAAGCACATTCTGTCACTACTACTAGTAGTACTACAACTACTACCACTCCAAAACCACCTTCAACGCCATcaccaccaccgccaccgccgTCATCATCACCAACTGCTTCCAAAGCACCGGTGAAAGAGACCAAGACCGATAAACCAAAAGAAATTAACAAAGATAATTCTAATTCAAACGTTAATAGAAAATCATCAAATGTAGACACTGAATCGTCAAAGAGAAGCAATAAAGCAACAGAGAAGCCAAAGTCTGATGAGACCATTAAGATAACTGCCCGTGCAACTGAGACAAAGAATTCCGAGGCAACAGAGAAGAAAAGTGATTCCACTAAGAAGTAAAAGCAAGCTGCTTGTAACTTCAGACATTCTTCCAAGTTTCATTTAATACTTGATTACTATTATCAACTCTATTACATATTACAGGTTCTACATATTCCAAACATATCGACTTGTTTAGGCTTTAAAAGTTTCTAACATACATACCCATTGCTGTTTTAAACGGTTCACTTTTtatttaggtttttttttttaacaagtaGTTCAGTGAAATGATATAAGATTATTTCATTTTGCTGTAATTCTCGTATAAATGAACAAAAGATTAGGAAAAGTCATTAGAGACTGTGATTTAGATTTGTACACGAGGTTGAAAATGTTTTTGCAAACCATTCCACATTGCAGTACATTATATATACTACTTAGTATCATGTTtagtatatatacatacacatttatatatatatatatatacacacaagtTGTATATGTATGTtgtaaattctaattttatttaGTTGTATAACAAAGATGAGGTCCAAATGAAAGAAGGGAAACTGTTATTTTGTTACAGATGTTCTTGTTGTTTTTCATATCAATTATCATTCCAGAGAAAAGAAGATTGTATAATAGGataagattaaatattaaaatgattATTCTATGAATAaggtaatttatattaaatcGAATGTGTTTGTTAAACTTGAATCATTCCCTTGTTATTAAATTTGTTTGATGTAATCGTAGGAATATTATGAATCTTCcattacatttttcatttctatttttatatgtgATCTATTTTTCTATTCTAGACATTAGCTTTGTGCACGGTGGTTTAAAGtaatgttattaattttatacgAAAGTTGGGGAAATGGTTGTATAAATGCTATAAGAATAAAAttccttttttaaatattccttttttttactGTTGCGAATACTTGTAATCAAATACATTTCTCTCAATTTGTACTCTCTTTAAGAAGTTTAAAAGCTTCAAGTACGCATCGAAAGCCGCAGTATCTTTTAATAGctctaaattatattataaaaatacacGCTGTTTTAATTACATTACAGAATCAGAATGCACAACTGTGGGAAGTACTCAGATATTAAGTAGTTGTACCATGGAGACGGGCAGCaaggattttaatttttctattaaacTCTGTTGGACCTTCCACAGAAGCGTCGGATACTTAACAAAATGCCAATGGCCATTTCTTTTGCGCTGGGCCCATGTTTGCGCGCTTAGCAATCTCTTTTGATACTTTAAGATTTCTTTGTCCTTCGACATTAACTTTAACGAGTCTTCGTTTGCCAGAGCGAAACCGAGTCTCACCAGCTCTTCTCCGACTCTTATCTGTTCCTGTACAAATTCAATGTAAATTAGCGAACAGAGAAGACGATCGAAAACCTAATCGCTTCTCTTTACCTGATTTTGTTGCGACGTAGTAACTATACAACTTAAATATTCTTTCTCACTAGCCACAGGtataaaagttattttctttccgttgATAATTGTCTGTAACCAGTTGACACCTGAAAGTAAATACAAATTACTATTAGATACTCGTAGATATTTACTCGATGCTCACCATTAGCCATCACATTGATTCCAGCTATCTTAACTGGCAAATACGTTGAACTATTCAATCGGGGCAGTGGTATTAACGACTTGTGGTCCACCATTAAAAGCGTACCGCAACTGGGCTCTATGCGCATTACGGTACCTTGAAGAGGAACTTTTTTCCGCAGAAAATGAGGCGGTACACTGTAAGGCTTTCTAAACTTAGCGAACTAAAAAAAGAATTGCGAGGAATATAAAACACCGTAGTTAAATGAAGCGCAGAATCGATGTTCGCGTCATACATACGTACAGGCCTGATTCGATAGAGTGCGGTAACTAAACTTATACTAGCAATGCCATAGCTGACAATCTAGAATTGAAAATACAAACAGAAATTATTCGACCGGTAGGTGAAGGAAACGTAGGTTAGAACGTACCTTCATCGTCTCGGCATTATATTCGCTAAACATTATGAACCTTTCCAGGACATTTGGCTTTTCCTTCGAGGCCATTGTAAATTGACGGAATTGCTTCTTTCAAAAACGCTGCACGTTAACGTGTATCTATAATCAATTCGAGTAAAAATATCTTACCGACTGCATACCTATTTATATAGAAGTATGTATCTAATCATCaatatt
This region of Andrena cerasifolii isolate SP2316 chromosome 4, iyAndCera1_principal, whole genome shotgun sequence genomic DNA includes:
- the LOC143368354 gene encoding uncharacterized protein LOC143368354 isoform X1; this encodes MSSASAKDRSSSELLFRSVSGCELRLSDKTVKAKNVMKFVLYKDISLNVNVTLLIVLVTLFLWKAFNILLPFAVSVVTLALQIACFVTSVNRDTLVAVESIGIYTEGRRIFYGLSSCEFVPWDTVVDIFINEVITGRLDTRKKMPGIYVRKTKWFDWIQQRENPVLTVPGSYWLCHKNNIYKFIFKYHRTMRNIEKFSFGKELMKVIRRIIKTQPCQGQQFGTSHLLVTYNRIAWTRQDKMFALLKFKERSVAAFSHAFVLTIKIVFSVDSGEQNGNYVMTFPFPDECLIHSDEDLTNARACENTNEEENTCPTQPSENDRPEESSQCDDIEKEVLKSEDKSIRLGNSLIVANSKETFTNAQAVEHTTNCENASKVRESSKVSLEQSPTPSVSTKYSAELDNREKESKHSRLSTEELEKGNRNQSANSTNSMVLNNITNEVGENEEEVNFNYFDEGNIDNNSFSLEEMNAKDIKLPNNNNELLEMDEYGTENYSTQCKAASDINEAESSTVAAINTDSANLPYQYLIEKEIEDAKHRNANADETKNNAKRCNSDELDCRKRKLEEINEKHSTDSTELLTSGANIDDCSYHKKRKHTSDNKASRSSDITDLVMEGLMFTIRQGQDTVAVIEQKTKLEIDEVLENSEKIETKRGEKCLRNSSLLGLENLITMIETPKQGKREHKCPNTIIRENTLKNDCVNKPLLNGTKHFLTDNGTNQHIDKLYLHYSQWQTSTNNASLAGTSFTTNNIKDITNNDRYPAAYVHEYDENNKFVENEDPEYEEEEEDIVPEVLQDQRFQTAVLSFQQENKPQGKVIVVSNKDLLMDDMDTEDSIKFETMEAKLRPLFSKDLLSKVRSNGANTMYKSKFNNAEQHKSSVPKIVSNEIITADQIPSSLQKMLKNRSSVMPTTGENKVDEGSSEGYKMKVCREVDTASNARSNSPALNRNISKDARCLKNSGAFMRGSNESHKESTSSVASKVELEGVDNSENNIQLKEEKPRKQNVNTRKEEQLSRNGIEDVTREFYQDHSYQRKKKDVANQKYLRSKRKSLNTLRDTDDGETRIEMVKFLHDITRGAKVVVRRMSTKNIHSIIEKSSSLAACKQH
- the LOC143368354 gene encoding uncharacterized protein LOC143368354 isoform X2, giving the protein MPGIYVRKTKWFDWIQQRENPVLTVPGSYWLCHKNNIYKFIFKYHRTMRNIEKFSFGKELMKVIRRIIKTQPCQGQQFGTSHLLVTYNRIAWTRQDKMFALLKFKERSVAAFSHAFVLTIKIVFSVDSGEQNGNYVMTFPFPDECLIHSDEDLTNARACENTNEEENTCPTQPSENDRPEESSQCDDIEKEVLKSEDKSIRLGNSLIVANSKETFTNAQAVEHTTNCENASKVRESSKVSLEQSPTPSVSTKYSAELDNREKESKHSRLSTEELEKGNRNQSANSTNSMVLNNITNEVGENEEEVNFNYFDEGNIDNNSFSLEEMNAKDIKLPNNNNELLEMDEYGTENYSTQCKAASDINEAESSTVAAINTDSANLPYQYLIEKEIEDAKHRNANADETKNNAKRCNSDELDCRKRKLEEINEKHSTDSTELLTSGANIDDCSYHKKRKHTSDNKASRSSDITDLVMEGLMFTIRQGQDTVAVIEQKTKLEIDEVLENSEKIETKRGEKCLRNSSLLGLENLITMIETPKQGKREHKCPNTIIRENTLKNDCVNKPLLNGTKHFLTDNGTNQHIDKLYLHYSQWQTSTNNASLAGTSFTTNNIKDITNNDRYPAAYVHEYDENNKFVENEDPEYEEEEEDIVPEVLQDQRFQTAVLSFQQENKPQGKVIVVSNKDLLMDDMDTEDSIKFETMEAKLRPLFSKDLLSKVRSNGANTMYKSKFNNAEQHKSSVPKIVSNEIITADQIPSSLQKMLKNRSSVMPTTGENKVDEGSSEGYKMKVCREVDTASNARSNSPALNRNISKDARCLKNSGAFMRGSNESHKESTSSVASKVELEGVDNSENNIQLKEEKPRKQNVNTRKEEQLSRNGIEDVTREFYQDHSYQRKKKDVANQKYLRSKRKSLNTLRDTDDGETRIEMVKFLHDITRGAKVVVRRMSTKNIHSIIEKSSSLAACKQH
- the LOC143368382 gene encoding uncharacterized protein LOC143368382 — translated: MDDLEEQCQEALFEVCDARERYPRQCADVLQKCIQLKNDIHMMKVSQTSKPVFERSVHFNIELNENELCFERLDDKLQDIADKLDNLKAVADQIERERTYEMNKLLRS
- the LOC143368359 gene encoding adipocyte plasma membrane-associated protein Hemomucin isoform X2, translating into MGYLKSIGTVIIYTCLFFAVITFLPGLPPDAEFSEYSIKRPGDTPNPFELKNRLQGAEVLFSGEIKGPESFASYNGELYTGIRGGYVVKIEENRIVPVVKFGKKCDGLWQEERCGRPLGLQFNSKGDLFVIDAYYGIFKVNVNTRQYTNIVNSSEPIEGKAPRLLNALDIAKNGDIYWVDSSADFSLQDGIYSCLANPSGRLIRYNAATKKNQVLAKELAFGNGVLLSDDESFLIVLESTASRIIKYHLKGPKAGQQEVFAEGLPGMPDNVHSDGQGGFLVSLLVYIDSGHPMLLQSLIPHPQIRKLASRLLYLIEAPFKFLQDVYPNYYAERVLHSVGSFDSSRILDTKETSVILRMSKTGTVLDALYSEGEAVHGISSAYIHNGYLWLGSPWNEYIMRVPLKQAFSDLSESTKSSNVKQQKKEEPVITVTSTPNVKVETKPTNAKPAAQKPTAKPTATTLKPTAQKVTAKPTTTTPKPPSQTSTTQKPATDATTSKPKAHSVTTTSSTTTTTTPKPPSTPSPPPPPPSSSPTASKAPVKETKTDKPKEINKDNSNSNVNRKSSNVDTESSKRSNKATEKPKSDETIKITARATETKNSEATEKKSDSTKK
- the LOC143368359 gene encoding adipocyte plasma membrane-associated protein Hemomucin isoform X1; its protein translation is MGYLKSIGTVIIYTCLFFAVITFLPGLPPDAEFSEYSIKRPGDTPNPFELKNRLQGAEVLFSGEIKGPESFASYNGELYTGIRGGYVVKIEENRIVPVVKFGKKCDGLWQEERCGRPLGLQFNSKGDLFVIDAYYGIFKVNVNTRQYTNIVNSSEPIEGKAPRLLNALDIAKNGDIYWVDSSADFSLQDGIYSCLANPSGRLIRYNAATKKNQVLAKELAFGNGVLLSDDESFLIVLESTASRIIKYHLKGPKAGQQEVFAEGLPGMPDNVHSDGQGGFLVSLLVYIDSGHPMLLQSLIPHPQIRKLASRLLYLIEAPFKFLQDVYPNYYAERVLHSVGSFDSSRILDTKETSVILRMSKTGTVLDALYSEGEAVHGISSAYIHNGYLWLGSPWNEYIMRVPLKQAFSDLSESTKSSNVKQQKKEEPVITVTSTPNVKVETKPTNAKPAAQKPTAKPTATTLKPTAQKVTAKPTTTTSKPTAQKVTAKPTTTTPKPPSQTSTTQKPATDATTSKPKAHSVTTTSSTTTTTTPKPPSTPSPPPPPPSSSPTASKAPVKETKTDKPKEINKDNSNSNVNRKSSNVDTESSKRSNKATEKPKSDETIKITARATETKNSEATEKKSDSTKK
- the LOC143368375 gene encoding protein C3orf33 homolog, which encodes MASKEKPNVLERFIMFSEYNAETMKIVSYGIASISLVTALYRIRPFAKFRKPYSVPPHFLRKKVPLQGTVMRIEPSCGTLLMVDHKSLIPLPRLNSSTYLPVKIAGINVMANGVNWLQTIINGKKITFIPVASEKEYLSCIVTTSQQNQEQIRVGEELVRLGFALANEDSLKLMSKDKEILKYQKRLLSAQTWAQRKRNGHWHFVKYPTLLWKVQQSLIEKLKSLLPVSMVQLLNI